One stretch of Hydrogenovibrio kuenenii DSM 12350 DNA includes these proteins:
- a CDS encoding GGDEF domain-containing protein yields MLLDINDAPEKSIRIFNQLIDIFEEQSINPSPLNYFIWYEYYKGDNPKFRQEMDKILNDPFGYHDRLGRRLYDEFFADDDTADNEFDKALKRLIGLVIKKMNIWSDKLAEQSKQLDQCATSLNDPNIDAETLKALTQTVQTTVSSMQTSSEDLQKELMSSNEEITRLRKQLIDTKAQVMMDELTEVGNRKAFNIAMAEMMDTAQANGTPDSLALIMTDIDHFKRFNDNFGHLVGDSVLRYFANLMKKTKQENETICRYGGEEFAIIVADTDLESAAERAETIRHDIENAKLKRKDSAKELGKITASFGIAIYKGMEETVDEFIKRADDALYLAKEKGRNQVKTELDLEETSS; encoded by the coding sequence ATGTTACTTGATATTAACGACGCACCTGAAAAGTCTATTCGCATCTTCAATCAGTTAATCGATATTTTTGAAGAACAGTCAATTAACCCATCACCGCTAAATTATTTTATTTGGTACGAATACTACAAAGGCGACAATCCAAAGTTCCGTCAGGAAATGGATAAAATCCTCAACGACCCTTTCGGCTACCATGATCGCTTAGGCAGACGCCTTTACGATGAATTTTTCGCTGATGACGACACCGCAGACAATGAATTCGATAAAGCACTCAAACGCTTAATCGGTTTAGTCATCAAAAAAATGAATATTTGGAGCGACAAGCTTGCCGAACAATCTAAGCAACTTGATCAATGCGCTACATCTTTGAATGACCCAAATATTGATGCCGAAACACTAAAAGCACTCACACAAACCGTCCAAACTACGGTTAGCTCAATGCAAACTTCAAGCGAAGATCTGCAAAAAGAATTGATGTCGAGTAATGAAGAAATCACCCGCTTACGTAAACAATTGATTGATACAAAAGCTCAAGTCATGATGGATGAACTGACCGAAGTCGGTAACCGAAAAGCATTCAATATCGCTATGGCAGAGATGATGGACACAGCACAAGCTAACGGCACGCCAGACAGTCTTGCTCTAATCATGACGGACATTGACCACTTCAAACGCTTTAATGACAATTTCGGCCACTTGGTCGGCGACAGTGTACTTCGCTATTTTGCCAACCTAATGAAAAAAACCAAGCAAGAAAACGAAACCATTTGCCGTTACGGAGGTGAAGAGTTCGCTATTATCGTTGCTGATACCGACTTGGAATCAGCAGCTGAACGCGCCGAAACGATTCGTCATGACATAGAAAATGCTAAATTAAAAAGAAAAGATTCTGCAAAGGAACTAGGAAAAATTACCGCTTCTTTCGGCATCGCTATTTATAAAGGCATGGAAGAGACGGTTGATGAGTTTATCAAACGTGCTGACGATGCACTGTACCTAGCCAAAGAAAAGGGACGCAATCAAGTTAAAACAGAATTAGATTTGGAAGAAACTTCGTCCTAG
- a CDS encoding accessory factor UbiK family protein, with amino-acid sequence MLDSKQIASLVETVSKVLPQGFGELPEQAQKNLKASLSRAFEKMDLVSREEFDVQTAVLAKTRQKLEALEVKVAALESQE; translated from the coding sequence ATGCTGGATTCGAAACAGATTGCATCTTTGGTAGAAACGGTATCTAAAGTTTTGCCTCAAGGTTTTGGTGAACTGCCAGAGCAAGCGCAGAAAAACTTGAAAGCCAGTTTGAGCCGAGCCTTTGAAAAAATGGACTTGGTTTCAAGAGAAGAATTTGATGTGCAAACCGCTGTATTGGCTAAAACACGTCAGAAACTTGAAGCCTTGGAAGTTAAGGTTGCCGCACTAGAGAGTCAGGAATAA
- the argS gene encoding arginine--tRNA ligase yields MKQQVTELLIQVVDALKQTGVLPQDTHPKIHLENTKDKSHGDYATNLAMMLTKVVGKPPRDVAAMIIEALPSSDVVEKVEIAGPGFINFFVKEAAKFDVVPDVLAKGDDFGKCDVGNGRSVLIEYVSANPTGPLHVGHGRGAAYGASVANVLAEAGYEVSREYYVNDAGRQMDILAASTWLRYLEVGGASLNFPSNGYQGDYIVKIAEELWHQHDDAFKVDASEVFDGVAADEVKDADGNVISGDKDQHIDALIAKAKALLGAEKYEIVFQQALTVILSDIREDLAEFGVEFDNWFSERSLMDSGVIDAAIEKLQAADKIYEKNGALWFRSTEYGDEKDRVVVRDNGLKTYFASDIAYHFNKLERGFDVLIDIWGSDHHGYVPRVKAAMQAMETNPDALQVLLVQFAILYRGSEKLAMSTRSGQFVKLRELCDEVGSDAARFFYVQRKSEQHMDFDLDLAKSQSNENPVYYIQYAHARICRVFEQAAEKGYVTGVDPSLADFSLLTSEHETDLATLLSKYPEMIARAAQTYEPHQVAYYLKDLANGLHSYYNACQFMVEDEALRTARFVLITAVRQVLKNGLRLLGVSAPESM; encoded by the coding sequence ATGAAGCAACAGGTGACAGAGTTACTGATTCAAGTCGTAGATGCCTTAAAACAAACGGGTGTTCTTCCACAAGACACGCATCCAAAAATTCATTTGGAAAATACCAAAGATAAGTCACACGGTGATTATGCGACCAATTTGGCAATGATGTTGACAAAAGTCGTCGGCAAGCCACCAAGAGACGTAGCGGCAATGATTATCGAGGCTTTACCGTCTTCTGACGTGGTTGAAAAAGTCGAAATTGCCGGGCCTGGCTTTATCAACTTTTTTGTCAAAGAAGCCGCTAAATTTGATGTTGTACCTGACGTTTTGGCAAAAGGTGATGACTTTGGGAAATGCGATGTTGGTAATGGTCGTTCGGTGCTAATTGAATATGTTTCGGCAAACCCAACGGGGCCTTTGCATGTTGGGCATGGTCGTGGTGCGGCTTATGGTGCAAGTGTCGCCAATGTTTTAGCGGAAGCAGGTTATGAAGTATCAAGAGAATACTATGTAAATGATGCGGGTCGTCAAATGGATATTCTCGCAGCCTCCACTTGGTTGCGCTATTTGGAAGTGGGTGGCGCGTCATTGAATTTTCCAAGTAACGGTTACCAGGGCGATTACATTGTTAAAATTGCTGAAGAGCTTTGGCATCAACATGATGATGCTTTTAAAGTTGATGCAAGTGAAGTCTTTGATGGCGTAGCTGCTGATGAAGTGAAAGACGCTGATGGTAATGTAATTTCCGGTGATAAAGATCAGCACATCGATGCTTTGATTGCGAAAGCAAAAGCTTTGTTAGGGGCTGAAAAGTATGAAATTGTTTTTCAGCAAGCATTGACTGTTATTTTGTCTGATATTCGTGAAGACCTTGCGGAATTTGGTGTTGAGTTTGATAACTGGTTTTCAGAACGTTCATTAATGGATTCTGGTGTGATTGATGCAGCGATTGAAAAGTTGCAGGCCGCAGATAAAATTTACGAGAAAAATGGTGCTTTGTGGTTTAGATCAACCGAGTACGGAGATGAGAAAGATCGTGTTGTGGTGCGTGATAATGGGCTAAAAACCTATTTTGCATCAGATATTGCCTATCATTTTAATAAACTGGAACGTGGTTTTGACGTACTGATTGATATTTGGGGTTCGGATCACCATGGCTATGTACCTCGAGTTAAAGCGGCAATGCAGGCGATGGAAACTAATCCGGATGCGTTGCAAGTGTTGTTGGTTCAGTTTGCGATTTTGTATCGTGGCAGTGAAAAATTAGCGATGTCCACACGTTCTGGTCAGTTTGTTAAGTTGCGTGAGCTTTGTGATGAAGTTGGTTCGGATGCAGCGCGTTTTTTCTACGTTCAACGTAAGTCTGAACAGCATATGGATTTTGATTTGGATTTGGCAAAATCGCAATCCAATGAAAACCCGGTTTATTACATTCAATATGCTCATGCGCGTATTTGTCGTGTATTTGAACAAGCAGCGGAAAAAGGCTATGTTACGGGTGTTGACCCCAGCCTGGCAGATTTTTCATTATTGACTTCTGAACATGAAACTGACTTGGCAACCTTGTTGTCTAAATACCCTGAGATGATTGCGCGCGCTGCGCAAACTTATGAGCCACACCAAGTTGCTTATTATCTGAAAGATTTGGCGAATGGACTGCACTCTTATTACAACGCATGTCAGTTTATGGTTGAAGACGAAGCGTTACGCACAGCACGTTTTGTTTTGATCACGGCGGTCAGACAGGTATTGAAAAACGGTTTGAGATTATTGGGTGTTTCCGCACCGGAAAGCATGTAA
- a CDS encoding sulfite exporter TauE/SafE family protein: MNESLLLTALMVGILGGVHCLGMCSGVVGTLSFNLKPEVQLSLWRMFPYQLAYNLGRITSYVLIGVLFGWLGHTVTSLATFLPAQQALQAFAGVFMVLLGLYVAGIWNGVVVIERLGSLIWKRLQPLVSKMTSVQSLYQAWLYGLIWGWLPCGLVYSMLIMAISSGGALQGGAVMLAFGLGTLPNLLLMGSFAFFLTRWSRNQKVRRTAGALIMLMGLWQIWLAISVHVN; this comes from the coding sequence ATGAATGAATCATTGTTGTTGACGGCATTAATGGTTGGCATTTTGGGGGGCGTGCACTGTTTAGGTATGTGTAGCGGTGTAGTCGGCACTTTGTCATTTAATTTGAAGCCTGAGGTTCAGTTGAGTCTTTGGCGTATGTTTCCTTATCAGCTTGCCTACAACTTAGGTCGTATTACCAGTTATGTCTTAATCGGTGTTTTATTTGGTTGGCTAGGACATACGGTAACGTCTTTGGCAACTTTTTTACCTGCACAGCAAGCACTACAGGCATTTGCGGGTGTGTTTATGGTTTTGTTAGGGTTGTATGTTGCGGGCATTTGGAATGGTGTTGTAGTCATTGAAAGGCTTGGCAGCTTAATTTGGAAACGACTACAGCCTTTGGTATCAAAAATGACATCCGTTCAATCTCTTTACCAGGCTTGGTTATATGGCCTTATTTGGGGGTGGCTACCTTGCGGTTTGGTTTATAGCATGCTGATTATGGCAATTTCTTCAGGAGGGGCGTTACAAGGGGGTGCTGTTATGTTGGCGTTCGGCTTGGGAACCTTGCCTAATTTGCTGTTAATGGGATCTTTTGCTTTCTTTTTAACGCGTTGGTCGCGTAACCAAAAAGTCAGACGCACAGCAGGAGCTTTAATTATGCTGATGGGCTTGTGGCAAATCTGGTTAGCTATTAGTGTGCATGTAAACTAA
- a CDS encoding YifB family Mg chelatase-like AAA ATPase, with protein MLPHYAILETRASSGMEAPVVQVEVHVTNGLPQFSLVGLPEAAVKESKDRVRSALISSGFQLPPKRITVNLAPADIPKQGSRYDLPIALGILLASQQLHTDKDLMQFEFIGELGLNGEIRRVEGVLPAVLQAKEAGKVLILPRDNLAEAAVIEGAEVLAAGHILDVCAFFAGENDLTSCDEVVIPESTEDFSIGQEDIADIQGQFQAKRVLEICASGGHSLLMVGPPGSGKSMLASRLITLLPDLTPQQAMQIATIRSLAGKPVAGETLFKRNLVRPHHTATAPSLVGGGSGSVPKPGALSLAHHSVLFLDELPEFNRNVLEALREPLETKKVEISRVNQQVSYPANVQLICAMNPTPSGYFSDDHLGRCKDTPEQINRYLRKISGPLLDRIDCHLEVSPVDFQQLSQTQVQSGETSANVKERVTICHQRQLDRQGKLNAALTSQELTERVEPDEASLSLLERSVNQLGMSARSYHKVLRVALTLADMAQDDKVSMNHIAEALSYRKLDKLS; from the coding sequence GTGTTACCGCATTATGCCATTTTGGAAACACGTGCGTCCTCAGGCATGGAAGCGCCTGTTGTTCAGGTGGAAGTACATGTAACCAACGGTTTGCCGCAATTTTCTTTGGTGGGCTTGCCGGAAGCTGCGGTCAAAGAAAGTAAAGACAGAGTGCGCTCCGCTTTAATTAGTAGCGGTTTTCAACTCCCACCCAAACGTATAACTGTTAATTTGGCGCCCGCAGATATTCCTAAACAAGGCAGTCGCTATGACTTACCGATTGCTTTAGGTATCTTGTTGGCATCTCAACAGTTGCACACCGATAAAGATCTTATGCAGTTTGAGTTTATCGGAGAGCTGGGTTTAAATGGTGAAATACGCCGTGTAGAAGGTGTCTTGCCAGCAGTGCTTCAAGCAAAAGAGGCTGGAAAAGTTCTTATTTTACCGCGAGATAATCTAGCAGAAGCCGCAGTGATTGAAGGAGCTGAGGTTTTGGCAGCTGGGCATATATTAGATGTGTGTGCTTTCTTTGCTGGTGAAAATGACCTGACTTCATGTGACGAAGTTGTTATACCGGAAAGTACGGAAGACTTTTCGATTGGCCAAGAAGACATTGCTGACATTCAAGGGCAGTTTCAGGCAAAACGTGTGTTGGAAATTTGCGCATCTGGCGGGCATTCTTTATTAATGGTTGGTCCTCCCGGGTCAGGTAAAAGTATGCTGGCATCACGCTTGATTACTTTGTTGCCAGACTTAACCCCTCAGCAAGCTATGCAAATAGCTACGATTCGATCCCTTGCCGGTAAACCGGTTGCGGGAGAAACCTTATTCAAAAGAAACCTGGTTCGACCGCATCACACGGCAACAGCACCATCCTTAGTCGGCGGTGGTTCTGGTTCTGTGCCTAAACCAGGCGCTTTGTCATTGGCGCATCATTCTGTTTTATTTTTAGATGAACTCCCGGAGTTTAATCGGAATGTTCTGGAAGCCCTTAGAGAACCTTTGGAAACGAAAAAAGTGGAAATCTCAAGGGTGAATCAACAGGTATCTTACCCGGCAAATGTACAGCTCATATGTGCTATGAACCCTACACCTAGTGGTTACTTTAGCGATGACCATTTAGGGCGCTGTAAAGACACGCCGGAACAAATAAATCGCTATTTACGAAAAATATCTGGGCCATTGTTAGATCGTATTGATTGTCATCTTGAAGTTTCTCCTGTGGATTTTCAACAATTGAGTCAAACGCAAGTTCAGTCGGGTGAAACCTCAGCAAACGTTAAGGAGCGCGTTACCATCTGCCATCAAAGACAGTTGGATCGACAGGGTAAACTGAATGCGGCCTTAACCTCTCAAGAACTTACAGAAAGGGTTGAGCCAGATGAGGCATCCTTAAGTTTGTTGGAAAGATCGGTGAATCAATTGGGTATGTCAGCTCGTAGTTATCATAAAGTGTTGAGAGTCGCCTTAACTCTTGCTGATATGGCGCAGGATGATAAGGTTTCTATGAATCATATCGCTGAAGCCTTGTCTTACCGAAAGTTGGACAAGTTGTCATGA
- the topA gene encoding type I DNA topoisomerase codes for MTNLVIVESPAKAKTIEKYLGKGFTVRSSYGHIRDIQKKGMGIDIPNGFAPQYEVSPDKKKTVTELKKLAKGAETVWLATDEDREGEAIAWHLAEALNLNVAETKRIVFHEITKSAIQKAIAEPRTVDMDLVEAQQARRILDRIVGFELSPILWKKIRTGLSAGRVQSVAVRLIVEREREVDAFQSEFVFRLQGTLALLDEQKKSVGEVEVKRNAAFDTEAEAETFLKTLSQGQLTVANLEEKPAKKSPKPPFTTSTLQQEAAAKLGFSVKQTMSVAQRLYESGKITYMRTDSLNLSEEAIASARQVVSAQYGEAFSQSRRFKTKNADAQEAHEAIRPTDFSVSEVSGERNEQRLYQLIWRRAIASQMSDARLKRTTVDIAISNLPDEKLVAKGEVVEFEGFLKVYHSDGDKEAGILPPMQIGQSLDLGSLIVRQSFSRAPARYNEASLVRTLEEMGIGRPSTYAPTIDTIQARGYVVKEDREGQPREYRQLSLTASGLEAETLTEMAGSEKNKLFPTDIAGIVNDFLVKHFGEVLDYKFTANVEDEFDVIAQGKESWQQMLQNFYQQFHPKVEAAEDVSREEAGQSRLLGNDPASGQPMFVKIGRFGPYVQLGDGENDEKPRFASLVAGQKMDTIKIEEALELFKLPRVVGEATESFSASAIDGTVFSVEKGQEIIAKQGPFGPYLEYGPKKYAPIKGFDPLSISLEDSMALVEAKIVAEAEKIVRVFKGTDVVILKGRWGPYITDVTTKKNAKIAKTEDPHTLTLEECQKRLDEAPAPKKRGRAAAKKAPAKKAPAKKTTAKKTTAKKAAPKKKS; via the coding sequence ATGACAAATCTTGTGATTGTGGAATCACCAGCCAAAGCAAAAACCATTGAAAAATATTTGGGTAAAGGGTTTACCGTTCGCTCAAGCTATGGCCATATTCGCGATATTCAGAAAAAAGGCATGGGGATTGATATTCCTAATGGCTTTGCGCCGCAGTACGAGGTTTCGCCTGATAAAAAGAAAACAGTTACCGAACTGAAAAAACTTGCCAAGGGCGCAGAAACGGTTTGGCTGGCAACGGATGAGGACCGCGAAGGGGAAGCCATTGCATGGCACCTAGCGGAAGCCTTGAATCTGAATGTTGCTGAAACCAAGCGTATCGTATTTCATGAGATTACCAAGTCAGCTATTCAAAAAGCCATTGCCGAGCCTCGCACAGTAGATATGGACTTAGTTGAAGCCCAACAAGCAAGGCGTATTCTTGATCGTATCGTAGGTTTTGAACTTTCACCGATTTTATGGAAAAAGATCCGTACAGGACTTTCTGCCGGACGTGTACAGTCTGTTGCCGTTCGTTTGATTGTAGAGCGTGAAAGAGAAGTTGATGCGTTCCAATCCGAATTTGTTTTCCGTCTGCAAGGCACTTTAGCGTTATTAGACGAACAGAAAAAGTCAGTGGGTGAAGTTGAAGTTAAGCGTAATGCCGCTTTTGATACTGAAGCAGAAGCAGAAACTTTTTTAAAGACGCTATCGCAAGGGCAATTGACGGTTGCCAATCTAGAAGAAAAACCAGCGAAGAAATCTCCGAAACCACCATTCACCACCTCTACTTTGCAGCAAGAAGCAGCTGCAAAGCTTGGTTTTTCTGTTAAGCAAACCATGTCGGTTGCTCAGCGATTGTATGAGTCTGGAAAAATCACCTATATGCGTACGGATTCTTTGAACTTGTCCGAAGAAGCGATTGCAAGTGCTCGCCAAGTGGTTTCCGCTCAATATGGTGAAGCTTTTTCTCAATCCCGACGTTTTAAAACAAAAAATGCTGATGCGCAAGAAGCGCATGAAGCCATTCGTCCGACGGATTTTTCAGTGTCTGAAGTCTCAGGTGAAAGAAATGAACAGCGTTTATATCAGTTGATTTGGCGTCGTGCGATTGCATCGCAAATGTCAGATGCGCGTTTGAAACGTACGACAGTTGATATTGCTATTTCTAATTTGCCAGATGAAAAATTGGTGGCGAAAGGTGAAGTGGTTGAGTTTGAAGGTTTCCTAAAAGTTTATCACTCCGATGGTGACAAAGAAGCAGGTATTTTACCGCCAATGCAAATCGGTCAATCACTTGACCTAGGCTCACTAATTGTTCGCCAGAGCTTTTCACGTGCGCCAGCTCGTTATAACGAAGCAAGCTTGGTTAGAACGTTAGAAGAAATGGGTATTGGGCGACCATCTACCTATGCACCAACCATTGATACCATTCAAGCACGTGGTTATGTGGTGAAAGAAGATCGTGAGGGTCAGCCGAGAGAATATCGTCAGTTGTCTTTGACGGCTTCAGGTCTAGAAGCAGAAACGTTAACCGAAATGGCTGGTAGCGAAAAGAACAAACTTTTCCCAACCGATATTGCGGGTATTGTTAACGACTTTTTGGTGAAGCATTTTGGTGAGGTGTTAGATTACAAATTCACTGCGAATGTTGAAGATGAATTCGATGTCATCGCGCAAGGCAAAGAGTCTTGGCAGCAGATGTTGCAGAATTTCTATCAACAGTTCCATCCTAAAGTAGAAGCTGCAGAAGATGTCTCCAGAGAAGAAGCTGGGCAATCACGTTTGTTGGGTAATGATCCGGCAAGTGGACAACCTATGTTCGTCAAAATTGGACGTTTTGGACCTTATGTTCAGCTGGGTGATGGCGAGAATGATGAAAAACCGCGTTTTGCCAGTTTGGTTGCAGGGCAAAAAATGGACACGATTAAAATTGAAGAGGCGTTGGAGCTGTTCAAGTTGCCGCGTGTCGTTGGTGAAGCGACCGAAAGTTTTAGTGCAAGTGCCATTGATGGAACGGTTTTCTCAGTAGAAAAAGGTCAAGAAATTATTGCCAAACAAGGGCCTTTCGGACCTTATCTGGAATATGGCCCTAAGAAATATGCACCAATCAAAGGGTTTGACCCACTGTCGATTTCCTTAGAAGATTCTATGGCTTTGGTTGAGGCGAAGATAGTTGCCGAAGCCGAAAAGATTGTTCGTGTATTCAAGGGGACAGATGTAGTTATCTTGAAAGGTCGTTGGGGGCCTTATATTACGGATGTTACCACTAAGAAAAACGCCAAAATTGCGAAAACCGAAGATCCACATACTTTGACTTTGGAAGAGTGTCAGAAGCGTTTGGACGAAGCACCTGCACCGAAGAAACGTGGTCGAGCGGCGGCAAAAAAGGCACCTGCAAAGAAAGCGCCAGCCAAAAAAACAACCGCAAAGAAAACAACGGCTAAAAAAGCGGCACCAAAGAAAAAGTCTTAG
- a CDS encoding SPOR domain-containing protein, with translation MARDYKQKHFTAKQPYQRKSQLQKREEEPASSMKWVWLVAGVITVGLLGGFFVVQHFAHKGVKSGDAQQIAEAASKSQSEEQVAKPEETKKTAEKPAFEAAVVPKAQEDEHKIHYSFYHGLAQTEVVVNAVPISIELPTPYYIQAGTFTEQDAALREQKRLAQHDQVMKISSIQSKGKTYYRLRLGPFTDRLVMNRKRNELRKLGVDTLLIRTKK, from the coding sequence ATGGCACGCGACTACAAGCAAAAGCACTTTACAGCAAAGCAGCCTTACCAGCGTAAATCTCAACTTCAAAAGCGAGAAGAAGAGCCTGCCTCGTCAATGAAGTGGGTGTGGTTGGTGGCAGGTGTTATCACTGTTGGCTTGTTGGGTGGTTTTTTTGTGGTACAGCACTTTGCTCATAAGGGTGTGAAATCGGGCGATGCTCAGCAAATCGCTGAAGCAGCTTCTAAATCTCAATCTGAAGAACAGGTAGCAAAACCGGAAGAAACGAAAAAAACGGCTGAAAAGCCGGCGTTTGAAGCGGCTGTCGTACCGAAAGCACAGGAAGATGAGCATAAGATTCATTACAGCTTTTATCACGGCTTGGCGCAAACAGAAGTGGTAGTGAATGCAGTGCCGATTTCGATTGAGTTGCCTACGCCTTACTATATTCAGGCAGGAACCTTTACCGAACAAGATGCAGCATTAAGAGAGCAAAAACGTTTGGCACAGCATGATCAGGTCATGAAAATATCCAGTATCCAGTCGAAAGGCAAAACCTATTATCGTCTGCGTTTAGGGCCTTTTACAGATCGTCTTGTGATGAATCGTAAACGCAATGAGCTGAGAAAGCTAGGTGTGGATACGCTATTAATTCGTACTAAGAAATAG
- a CDS encoding sensor domain-containing diguanylate cyclase produces MQHVAKAQNKFVLFLIAVFILIAAFSWLPKSIWGIENPFQSLAQFSNLILIIAFALSYQAYRNTAKKLLEQNEANKKELKNIRKAHKKEKDRLTIILDSSRIAYWEWNIKKNTAFFSDLWQEMIGFPNHDFPQDLHAWQARIHPSDQTSVQKKLLKLLSNRSTAYEDVHRVMNSDGDYIWVYDRGQTLLSPQGEIERLICVRLDVTEQKKIEEELTLDRILLDSTNEAISITDKNFNFIRTNPAFHKVFGLNENELKQLTLGTLLDNLQDEPPIDILSKLEQHDEWRGELLLHHEDGKLARASLVDIHKVCHETTENTHYTLVYTDITQLKATQQELDHLAHTDIVTGLPNRNFFYTALKKQLQNASHTDEKFTIMFLDLDNFKTINDTLGHGIGDSLLKSVSNVISEQVAKDTILARVGGDEFVILCKTYTTEEQLEQVGQRLNQLLEQPFKLGGHEVSIGSSIGIAIYPDHGATQTELLQNADLAMYQAKRSGKGQHRIFDSSLSEPLQ; encoded by the coding sequence ATGCAGCACGTAGCCAAGGCTCAAAACAAATTTGTCTTGTTTTTGATTGCAGTTTTTATTTTGATTGCTGCCTTTTCTTGGTTACCCAAATCTATATGGGGTATCGAAAACCCATTTCAGTCCCTTGCTCAATTCTCAAACCTGATCTTAATCATTGCTTTCGCACTCAGTTATCAAGCCTATAGAAACACTGCAAAAAAGCTGCTTGAGCAAAATGAAGCGAACAAAAAAGAGCTGAAAAATATTCGCAAAGCCCATAAAAAAGAAAAAGACCGCCTTACTATTATTTTAGACAGCAGTCGCATCGCTTATTGGGAATGGAATATCAAAAAAAATACGGCTTTCTTTTCTGATTTATGGCAAGAAATGATTGGCTTTCCTAATCATGATTTTCCGCAAGACTTACACGCCTGGCAAGCACGTATCCACCCTAGTGATCAAACAAGTGTACAAAAGAAACTTCTAAAATTACTGAGTAATCGTTCAACCGCTTATGAAGATGTTCATCGCGTAATGAATAGTGATGGTGACTATATCTGGGTATATGATCGAGGCCAAACCCTGCTTTCCCCTCAAGGCGAAATTGAACGGCTGATTTGTGTTCGTCTTGATGTGACAGAGCAGAAAAAAATCGAAGAAGAATTAACGCTTGATCGTATTTTGCTGGACTCTACGAACGAAGCGATTTCCATTACCGATAAAAACTTCAATTTTATCCGCACCAACCCCGCCTTTCACAAGGTTTTTGGCCTTAACGAAAATGAATTGAAGCAGTTAACCCTCGGCACCTTGCTCGATAATCTGCAAGATGAACCGCCTATCGACATCTTGTCGAAGCTGGAACAGCATGATGAATGGCGAGGAGAGCTTCTCTTACACCATGAAGATGGTAAATTGGCACGAGCCAGCCTGGTAGATATTCACAAAGTCTGTCATGAAACCACTGAGAACACCCATTACACACTGGTTTATACCGACATCACTCAGCTAAAAGCTACACAACAAGAACTGGATCACTTAGCACACACTGATATCGTAACAGGACTACCCAATAGAAACTTTTTCTATACTGCGTTAAAGAAACAGCTACAGAACGCCTCCCATACTGACGAAAAATTTACCATTATGTTTCTGGATTTAGACAACTTTAAAACCATTAACGACACCCTTGGTCATGGCATAGGGGATTCTCTACTGAAGTCCGTTAGTAACGTTATTTCAGAACAAGTCGCCAAAGACACTATTTTGGCAAGAGTTGGCGGGGATGAGTTTGTTATCTTGTGTAAAACCTACACAACAGAAGAACAATTAGAACAGGTCGGTCAGCGCTTAAATCAGCTACTGGAACAACCTTTTAAATTAGGTGGACACGAGGTCAGCATTGGTTCCAGCATCGGTATAGCGATTTATCCAGATCATGGTGCAACGCAAACCGAACTACTACAAAATGCCGACTTGGCAATGTATCAAGCGAAAAGATCCGGTAAAGGCCAGCATCGAATCTTCGATTCCAGCCTAAGCGAACCTCTTCAATAA